In Meles meles chromosome 2, mMelMel3.1 paternal haplotype, whole genome shotgun sequence, the sequence TTGGACTCTGGGTTTTCAACCCAAATTTTATGTTGCAGACTAGAAATGACAAGCAAACAGTGTTTGGGAATCAAGTGTGTACCTTtcctcacatataaaatataagggATAGTGACTAACTTATAAGTTGCAGGGGTTTCCAtactgtatttctatacattgCTGTATCTTCAGTACATTGGAGCAAGTGAACCTGACAAGATAAGCAAAGTGAATATTTTTAGGTGCCTTTTGTGACCCTGAATCTTCATGCAGAGGAGATGTGAAGCTGAACCAGTGAAGATCTTCAGAAGTAAAATGACCATGGATTTTTTAATACTCACCGAAATTCTGACTTTCTGAATTTAAATTGTGGAATAAATTTTGCCAACCTGGAATGCTGTTTGGTATTTTCACTAAGTAGAGTGAGACTCAAAATTCTGTATGTTTCGCTAAAAGCCAGGCATTTGAAATGAACCACTCTACTAATAAATCCTATTGTTACATCATTATTATGCTCCAGAGGCGGTATATGCAGTACAGTAATTTCTTCATTTCAGGTATATTTTGAAAGCCCAACAATAATCAGGTATGTCTGGGGTAAGCTCTCCTCTTGGCTATCCTATCTAAAAAGTAGTTATATACAAGTTCAGAGAGCCTATGTTGTAGGCTGGTAAAAAATATCTCCTACaactaatataaaattattcttcACAGTTATGTTAGGTAAGGTGAAAAGCGTCATACCTTtggggcaaaaagaaaaaaaaaaagcattcttacTTAAAGGACAGAATTACCGAGAATTAGGTGGAGTTAAGACGTGATTTATGGGGGCAAAAAGAACACATTCCGTCAAAATAAGCATGGTACCAGAAGTTCTCACTGTGGGCTACTGGACTCAATTGTCGGGAAGACGAGACAGCCAAGCTTTTGCATTCCCAGATCATTggcaataaaaggaaatgttctAAATTATAAGTTCTGAGAAACCTAGTTCTCATCCTTTGCAAATTTAAGTTGAAAAGAACtcttaaatatgaaataaaaggaGGACTTTACAGACAGGTCAAACAAAGAGCCCAATATTCAGGATAAATTCTGGAAACAATCAAGGTAGAACTACTCAAAACTTGGTCTCCTAATAGTTGACATAAGAACCAAGAATCACATTTAAATTAACACTGGATATGCTCTATGATTATGAAGCAGCTTTTCCGAAAGCTTTCAGCTTTATTATCCCTGATTAATATGATTACTGTTCTTATATTATTAAGTGGTTGACAAATgtgtaaaaattaaaacagattaTTCTGTCTTGAAAATTCTGTACCACATTGACCTTAACCTTGTTTGTAACAGTAACAATTGGTAGATTCTTATCCATAATGTCTGTATAGAagtatatagtattttttaaattgttggagGTCATGAAAAAACCAGACCCCCTCCCCAGGAAAAAATGCACATAAACAAAATTTTGCATAGCATTTAGGatcccatattttaaaaaaacaaaaaacaaaaataaaatactgacttgtaagagaaatctggaaaacaaaatcTTACCAAAGAAAATAAGATACTGCTCTAAGCCATCCTGCCTCATCTCACACTTTTCAGAAAACTCTTCAGAATATTCACAAACCCCATCAAaagctattttctttaaaaacacaacacTTTGGCAGCCTTCAAGCTGAAAATCCCTAATGTTGCCAGGAGGATAAGCATGGGTAAAAAGGTCAAAGTCTGTAAGTTATTGAAGGATCTGTCCTATAAAAGAAGCCCTCTCCTACTCAGAAAGCTTTTGGTGACCACTGCCAGGGTGATCATGAGAACCTAGTGTTTCTCTGTGACAGTCTGCAGTTGTCAGTTTGAATCTAATTTACAAATAATGCTCATCCACATTTACAGACCCTGGCCAAATGTACAACctggaaaacactgaaaaaaggCAGTGTTAGGAAAAATTCAATTTCCTCTGCACTCTGGATTCAGGTTGTTTCTTCCTATTTGGCAGGTCTGttcgtgtgtgtacacacacatttgTGTTATATCCAGTTTGTGGCTATAGAGAAGTTTTAAAATCCACAAGTGTCCTTCTGTCAAGGTTAAATTAGAAACTGCTTGTTTTTCAGTTGTTTCCTGTgttgaaataaaatgttatcagCTTCCCAGACTTCCTGGCACCATGTCCTTCACTTGCTTTAGTAGGGCTTCTTAGCAACATTAGAGCACCCCAATCTTAAGGTCcctaagtgtgtatgtgtgtgtgtgtgtgtctgtatgttttaaagcattcatttttcttaagaaagaGAACCTAAAACTTGTTAACTTTGGCACATCTCCAGTACAAACCAGGTAATATAGCTGTGGTTTTGTTAGATGATTTCTCTTTAAAGCAAGATACTTAATTGATTATTTCAGGTGTGACTGTCAAGATCAAAGTTTGACTTCCTCGACGAACCATGATGGAAAGGGAATCATTGTCCTTAACAGCTTCAGTAACATCAGTTGTGGTGGTAACAGGTTGCCCATTTATGCTGACAATTACATCGTGGTCTCTCAAcccagagctgggagagggagaaaaaaaggaccATGAAACTAAGTTTTACTTGTCCCCATTTAGAATTTAATGCCCGTCTTTCATGGCACTATtttgctgtcatttttttaatgattttatttattatttatttatttattttcccccatACAGTTGTACTCTGATCAGTTTGGTTTTGACAGCCCACTTACTTGCCCCATCTCCACCCACAACATGATAGCTCTGCTTCCAGTTAAGTCAAAAACCAGTCATGCTTTCAAGTCTAAATATTCAAGGCTCTGGTTCTAGGCTCCTTTTCCCCAAAGTTGTGATTATATTCTGTCAATATATTTGCTTCacatagaatatatattctagaaacaaaaaaacacctccaAACATGAAACACTTCAAAAAAGATATAGCCATGCTGATGATTTCTCTTAAAGTCAGTAATGGGCTGGAAGAGGGACATCAAATTAAATGACTCAAGAAAGCAGGAGTCCCACACTTAAACGTTCATCCGAATCACCTGGAGAtcttgtttaaaatgcagattctgatttagtgGTGGGGCCTGTCATTCtgcatagttttgttttgttttgttttaagacccttgtttatttgacagcgtatgagctgggggagaggctgaaggaaagagagagaagcagactccacactgagcgcagacCCCGACTCTTGGCCGGATCTCACAACCCAAGACTATGACCTGAGTCTAAGTCAActgtcagaggctcaaccaaccgagtcacctaggtgcccttctgcatttctaaaagagCCCCAGGTGATGCCCGTGCTGCTGGTCTACAGACCACATTTTGAGTAGTAAGGACCAGGATACCTGAAAGAAATAACTTTAGCCTGGaaccaaaagataaaaataaaggggtgggggagggcaggaagcaCGAAAATCTAGAAAGGCCTATGACGAGCCAAATTTAGTAACACAAGACCTAACATTTAGCTATTAACAGTACCCCATGGTTTCTTTCCCCTACTAAAAAGAGTTGtcataatataaaaagataattgaGCTTTGAGAAACAAAAGTAGGGAAGAGTATGCTCAAGAAGTATAAGAGGGGGACCTAAGAGAATAATTGTAGGACAAGCCACCTCTTCCCTCAGTAGTTagtataaatgtttaaaaacaagaGTAAAATCAGCTGGAGCACTTCTTTGATGAGCTGTTTTAGCATCTGCTTTATtaacattcactcattcagtgCTGGCCTCtagttcaaaggaaaaaataccctAAAGTACCTAAAACACGTTCTTAAGCCTTCAGCCCTCTGAATTTTTCCTATTCTTAATAAATAAGGTATCAAGAGTAGATTCGGGAATTCCTACCAAAACTGATTTAAAACTTATGCTATTAACTCATCATGAATTCCTGAGCTATAAAAAACCCatccccggggcacctgggtggctcagtgggttaaagcctctgcgttcggctcaggtcatcatcccaggatcctgagatcaagtcccacatcgtgctctctgctcagcggggagcctgcttcctcctctttctctctctctctctctctctctccccgcctgcctctctgcctacttgtgacttctgtcaaataaataaataaaatctttaaaaaaaaaaaaaaacccatcccCTTCCCAAAAAAAGTCCGTCCAAACACAAGTACACAAGTCTAAATCAGCATTGTCCAACAGAAGTGTAAGGCAGGCcacatacatatgtaattttaaattttctggtagccacactttttaaaactttatttttggaaATCTCTCTAAAAACAGATGAGGCTCATTTTAATAATATACCTATTTAAGTcaatatgtgtattattttaatatgtaactttttaaattattaataggTATTTTGGACATGGTCCAAATAAGTCCATATAAGTCTTTGAAACCCACTAGAAACAACACACATCTATTGTGCTACTATACAACATCTTAAACAATGCAGTTGATTAAAGTTACAGGCAGTCCTTCCAAAACAAAAGGCATGTCTCATGGAAAAACCTTTTATATAGCttgcctcttgtttttgtttttttaattaaataaattaaaattaaataagattctCTTCCTCAGCCACAACAGCCACATCTCGGTGTTCAATAGCCCCGTGTGGCTAGGGTCACTGTACTGAATTGTGCACATCTCGATCTGACACACATTTACCATGGCATGCTGGGTAATGGGCCAAGGCCTGAGCTCTTACCTTTCAGCAGCTGTTCCTTGAATCACCTCATACACAAAAACCCCAGAACTCACATCAGGGAAATCTGGATCTTGCCTTTTCATCTCTTGAAGAAGGCtaagaaaagtgagaaaagttTCCCCAGAAGGTTAAGAAACACAATGAATTCATCTCCTGAGTCCTGGTCGAAGCCTCCAACTCAATAGGTACTCTTGTGTGTTCTACTGAAGGCTCTAGGCAGCCACTGAGGATTCCATCAGGCCGGTCACAATTATTCTTCCCTGGGGTTGGCCCGGTTCTCTACCAAAGCCCTGAGCCACTGGACATTATAAGCTCCATATAGCCACAGTGAAAGAAGCTAGTGAAATGTACCGCAAAGGATTCAGGCAGAGGCAGATACCTACCCCATGACAATGGGGCCCTACACTCACAAGAGTAGCCAGCTGGAGTCCACATGCTTTAGATTCCCTGTTAAGACCGTCCAGCTCTGCCTTTTGCTTCTGAAAAACAGCCCAGACATGCCGAAACCCCTGCTTACTTCATAGTGAGAGGCAGCATTCGCAGACCGAGATACTTCTTCTGTGAAAGAGCCTTTCCTGGAAAGGAAAGTTATAGGGTGTTACTAACAACAAAACTTCTTTCCTTCTGGCAGAGCTTAACAGACAGCAAGTCACGGAACATCCTTACTATTATTATAACTGCTCTTTCAGGCTGTCAGCCATGAAAATGTGCTTCAGAGAACCTTTGTCGCCAGCACGGACACTCCTCCCATCCACCTTCCATCTCCAACCCATGGGTTTCCTTTCTGCCATAATCCACGTATTTCTGGGTACAACACATGCCCGGTTTTGTGCCCAGTTCCCCACTATTGCCACCCAAACAATCATGATAAAAGCTGGGTACCAGGGGCTCAGTATTCTACACAATCCTAATGGCAGCCTCTAGAACAGGTGGAAGGCTCCTGAGAAAcacaagagggaaataaaaagtcATAACTCCCCTCACCTTTCAACTGGCGCTCATGGAATTCTGCCAAGAACTGTCGAATTCGATCTGAGGGAATTGCAAAGGAGATTCCTGCAGTCACCTTCAATGTATTTATGCCAATCACGTCACCATCCTGGCAAGGGAGGAGAGACATCATTCAGTCGCCAAGTCGTGCAAACGGAGCAGGACAAAACCAGGACTGGCAGAGGAGGGAGTGAAGCTAGTCTCTGAGGCTCAGAGCACAGTGGGGCTAGAGGAAAGGGGACTTCCTCAGAAAGCAGTGGATGTTACCCTTATAGGAACCTACCCATGTGCAGATCCCTGccgaagatttttttttttttaagattttatttatttaacggagggagagatcacaagtagtcagagaagaagacagagagagaggaggaagcagtctccccgctgagcagagagcccgatgcggggctcgatcccaggaccctgagatcatgaccggagctgaaggcagaggcttaacccactgagccacacaggcgcccccctgctgaggattttttttttaaatttgagttcattttttccttcatcaAATGATTTTAGAGTGAACCACAGTTTGTATTTTGACACAGATGAGAGGACAAGGAATActtgccttttctcctcaaatgaaactaaaaataaacatggaaaaggCAAAAAGCTGTTGGACTTTCAGCAACACTTCAGTGGAACCCTTCAGAGTTAGCTAATTGACCTCAGAGAACAAAGCTCTATGAGGCCAAAGCTATGAAGTGGGAAACACTTTCCTCTTCATGCATTCATCACCCTTTAGCCTCTGCTGGATAATGGGAAGGATAAAAAAACAGACTTCTGATCATATTAAAACACATATCAtaattcagtaggtctggtgTGTGGTCTGACAATTTGCATGTCAGCCCTGTTCTAgtaaactcattatttttttttttaggattttatttatttatttgagaaagagtaagagagagagtgtgagcacacagagaaggagagggagaagcagactccccaccgagcagggagcctgacaccgggcttAATCttagaaccctggaatcatgacctgagccaaagagagatgcttaactgactgagccacccaggtgcccctactaaaCTCACTATCTATTAGAGAAAGCAGGCACCAAAAAATTATATGAGTAGCATTACTATGAGTAAAAGAGTGctcagtaggggcacctgggtggctcagtaggttaagctgctgccttcggctcaggtcatgatctcgggggtcctgggatcgagtcccacatcgggctctctgctcggcagggagcctgcttccctctctctctctgcctgcctctctgcctacttgtgatctctctctctctctctctctctctcgctgtcaaataaataaataaaaatctttaaaaaaaaaaaaaaagagtgctcaGTAATTTAATTTAGTTAGTTCATCCTCCAAAAAGCAAGTGTAATGTGTAAAGTACAGAAAACAATCAGCTCAAAGGGACTCAGCATGATCACAGACTGTGTGTCAAACAGCACTGCACTTTATGTTTTCACAGGTATTTGAGCAACTAGAAACTCTCGCCTTTCCACTAGAGATGCTGAACAACATCTGAGAATTAAATACATGAGAGAGCGGTGGATTCTCCCTGAGGCTTTTCTCCGTCAGGACTAAAACCCCAAACAGACCACGTCATGTAGTTAGCACTTTGGGATGCGGGACAGTTCTTCCCGTGCAGGAGCCGGCGGTCTTCAAGGACAGACATTACATAGCACAGTGGGTCATCtgacttatattttaatttagtgCCCTGAGCTTTTGTTAACCTGGCGATGAAAACAGCGTGGCGAAGAGATGTCAGTAAGCAAAAGTAAATGATGATGGGGTAAATGATGATAACCCCACCACAGATCTTAGATCTTCGCTAACTATTGACTTAAGATGCCATCATAGAAAAAGCATCTTACCACAGATCTCTACACAAAAGTGACATCCTACTCTGTATCGTCAGTCTTGGAAAGCGGGAAGAGACATGAGACAGCCAGGAAAGTGGCCACTTACCAAGTTCACCAGAGGGCCCCCAGAATTGCCGTGCTGAAgacagaatttgaaaaaaatcatcagtGCTTTTCTCCTTGTCATTTATACATGGTTCCTAAAGAGGTTTACCCAAAGCAGCCAGCTCTGGTGAGCCCCTGTTCCTCACAGGCAGACAAAGCCTCACCCCTGTCATCACCAACACTGAAGTCGGTGCAGGTAACAGACAAGAGCCAAAGGATCACCACCTTCTACAGCAGGGGTGACCTCCATGACAGACCCAAACAGACTGCTCAATATCATAGATGCCGATGGTCATATCAAATGGGCTAAACTCTAACATGGCATTCCATCTCTCCAGTGAGGGTCTAACTGAACTCTGGACAGCCCCAACAGGCCAAAGGGAAAAGAGGGTCTTTTGACATGTTCTTTTCACTGTCCTGCCAGTACACTATGGGCTGAGGATGGCCCTCCAGAGTAGCTTACGCTAattatgcagtcaaatgctctaccactgagctataccccccagCTTACGTTAATTATGGCGTCCGTCTGGATATAGTCCATGTCTGAATTTTTCagccccagctctctgctccctcGCTGTGTAGAGCTGACAATTCCTGCTGTCACTGTGTTCTGCAGAGAAAACGGGCTGCCCAAGGCCACCACGAACTCTCCAGCCCGCAGGTCAGAGGACCTTCCCAGCAGCAACACAGGAAGGTCAGTCTGCACACAGCCAGGAGgggtgggaaggacagagagatgaTGAACAAATCAAGAATAGAATCAACCAGTATTTGTGTACAACACACATAAGACATGGTCTTGGTCATTTGGACATTTACAAGCCAAGAATCCCCCACCCATTCACATAGGTTCTGTAAGTGCCTGATGCTTCTTCCTCAAATTCCAGCAACCTCTCACTTGGTAAGATGATCAGGATCATCTCTAAAATCTCAAATTATTGCTCTGTAGAAATTACTGTAACTAAATGACCAGTGAAGTCACTGATGAACATACACGGACATTAgcaacataattttaattttttaaaggttatttatttatttatttatttgagagagagagagaaagagaatgacagagagaaggcaagcacaagtgggggaggagcagagagggagaagcagactccccactaagcagggagcccgatgtggggctcaatcccaggaccatgagaaaatgacctgagccaaagtcaggcgCTTAGAGACTAAGCCACCAGGTACCCCCCAGCTCAAAATTTTAGAGTCAAAATTAAACCACAAACAGAAAGGAGATTGCCCAGAGCcgtgcttctcaaattttaatgtgtacacgaatcacctggagatcttactaaaatgcagattctgactcagtagaCCCAGGTGAGATCTGGgtgtctgcatttttaaaaaaattctcagataATGTCTGATGCTGCTGATGTGCAGATGAGACTTTGTGTAGCAAGGACCTCAGAGTATTCCTCAGCAGCTCTAATCCATTGCAATCATTCCTAGCATTCTAAGGCAAGCAGAGAAATAAGTTTCCCAGAAGCATCTGTTGAAGGAAGAGGCTAGATAGTTAATAGAAGTTGTTAGGGATATACAGACAGGCATAGCAGAAAACAAAAGAGtgaacaacaggaaaaaaagtaaaCTAGAAAATAGCATATACCAGGCAGAAAAGATGTAGCGTGGGAATGGGGTGGAGCAGAAAATATCAGCAAACTGACAGAAATCCCCAGATGCACAGACTGATTTGGTCCTGCATACTCACATTTGGCTCGATCTTAATCAGCGCAAGATCCAATTTATGGTCAATGTCTTTAACAGTGGCTTCATATTGGACCCCACTCTGGAGCTCCACCTGGACCCGATGCTGGTTGGTGAGGACGTGGGCATTAGTAACAATGAGCCCATCCTCAGACACTATGAACCCAGAGCCACTGGAGGCAGGAATATCCTTGTTGCTAAGAGGTGACCTGTCCCAGCAAAACAACGGCATAAGAGAGGGCAGGAAAATCCCGGGATCCGTCCCAGTCTGGGAACACGGAACCTCTCATTTATCAAGTACAGCTCCACCACAGTTTTCTCAGACATTTTCCTATCCCCTGTCTGGGTTTTCATTCTCTCCATGTCTAACTGGTCTCTGCAGGTTCAGCGCCCTAGCCATCTCTTGGGAACCACGACTGAGAGCTGAGTCCAGCTCTCCTTTTCCAGGGAagaccccctcccctccttcttcagCGCTGGTCAGAGAAGCAACTCTGTGCTTCCGAAGCCTCACCTAACCACACCACTGCAGACGTGAACCTGGTGCCACATTACTGAGGACCCAGGCGGGGAGGGAGTCAAAGAAGTCTGGTTCCAGCTGGGGTTCCACTACTAACTGGCCTTGTGACATAGGATTTCCTTCCAGGCAAACGAGAGGCCCGAGCAAGGTCACCATCAGGAGGCCTTCTGGCTCTGACATCGGACGTTCCATTGTGTCCGTGCGAGACGAGTGGGAGAGAAACCCCACAAAGTGCAGAGGAGTAGCCCCGATTTGGAAGTCGCAATCCCTACGCTTCCGCTCTTTGGCTAAACCACCCGGAACAGAGTATACAACCTGCTCGAGCCGCGATTCCCTCACTGAGGGTTTTATGACTAAACGATGCCTGGAAAGGGATCCGGAGCGGGTGAGCTCTCAGAAACAGCCCGCTGGGGGAGCCGGCGGCCTCGTCCTGCCTCCTTTACCTGCGGAACAGCTGCAAGTGAACCACAGACGGCGCCACCTTCTCCACCACCTCCGCGATGAAGTTGTACTTGCTCCGGAGCCCGCCCGCACTCCTGGTCCCTGCGAAGAAATGCTCCATTCTTGGGGGCGGTAGGCGCCCCGCTGCTCGGCCCGACCAGGCGTCATGTCCCACATCCCCcgggctctctcctcctcctctctcctgtccctccctctcctgtgTGTCTTCACCGCCACCCCTCAAGGAGACGCCTTGAGGGAACCAGACCTGTCATCCCGAatggaaagaacaagagagaaaagaaaagggaagacgACATT encodes:
- the HTRA4 gene encoding serine protease HTRA4; translation: MTRSLLRPAVQLLLLWLLLPPLPVPRAEARRSRALLPCPRVCEPTRCPPLPTCSAGSTPVLDRCRCCRVCAAAEGEACGGALGRPCAPGLQCRAPLSARRLRGAWVGTCGCPAAGAAVCGSDGRTYPSLCALRADNRAARLRGALPALPVLKGDCAGRGTRSAGGLRSKYNFIAEVVEKVAPSVVHLQLFRRSPLSNKDIPASSGSGFIVSEDGLIVTNAHVLTNQHRVQVELQSGVQYEATVKDIDHKLDLALIKIEPNTDLPVLLLGRSSDLRAGEFVVALGSPFSLQNTVTAGIVSSTQRGSRELGLKNSDMDYIQTDAIINHGNSGGPLVNLDGDVIGINTLKVTAGISFAIPSDRIRQFLAEFHERQLKGKALSQKKYLGLRMLPLTMNLLQEMKRQDPDFPDVSSGVFVYEVIQGTAAESSGLRDHDVIVSINGQPVTTTTDVTEAVKDNDSLSIMVRRGSQTLILTVTPEIIN